A window of the Henckelia pumila isolate YLH828 chromosome 3, ASM3356847v2, whole genome shotgun sequence genome harbors these coding sequences:
- the LOC140886099 gene encoding ubiquitin receptor RAD23c-like, whose amino-acid sequence MKVFVKTLKGTHFEIEVKPEDTVGDVKKNIEKLQGSDVYPASQQMLIHQGKVLKDDTTLEENKIAEKTFMVIMLTKNKASSSGASTTTTSAAPASTAQPASNTPPLTQPIAAAPTPASAVAHPQSAPEPAPVPAPATATALDSMTDVYGQAASNLVAGSNLEGTVQQILDMGGGSWDRDTVVRALRAAFNNPERAVEYLYSGIPEVAELAPAAQPPSSGLPVNPSAQATQPTVPPVGPNANPLDLFPQGLPNVASNASTGSLDFLRNSQQFQTLRAMVQANPQILQPMLQELGKQNPQLVRMIQEHQADFLRLINEPVEGDGNILGQLAEAMPQAITVTPEEREAIDRLVAMGFDRSLVLEVFFACNKNEELAANYLLDHMHEFDE is encoded by the exons ATGAAGGTTTTTGTGAAGACTTTGAAGGGAACCCACTTCGAGATCGAAGTGAAACCCGAAGATACC GTGGGGGATGTGAAGAAAAATATTGAGAAACTTCAGGGTTCTGACGTCTATCCAGCTTCTCAACAGATGCTTATTCATCAAGGAAAAGTTCTTAAGGATGACACTACACTGGAAGAGAACAAAATTGCTGAAAAAACTTTTATGGTAATTATGTTGACCAAG AACAAGGCATCATCAAGTGGAGCTTCAACCACAACCACATCTGCTGCACCAGCAAGCACA GCCCAACCTGCAAGCAATACACCTCCTCTAACTCAGCCAATAGCAGCAGCTCCGACACCTGCATCTGCTGTTGCGCA TCCACAATCAGCTCCAGAACCCGCTCCTGTTCCTGCACCTGCCACTGCCACTGCTTTGGA CTCGATGACAGATGTCTATGGTCAAGCAGCTTCAAATCTAGTTGCTGGAAGTAACTTGGAGGGTACTGTTCAACAAATTCTTGATATGGGCGGTGGAAGTTGGGATAGAGACACAGTTGTTCGTGCGCTCCGTGCAGCTTTTAATAATCCAGAGAGGGCTGTTGAATATCTCTATTCT GGTATTCCAGAGGTAGCAGAACTTGCTCCTGCAGCTCAACCGCCTTCTAGTGGGCTGCCTGTGAATCCTTCAGCTCAAGCTACGCAGCCAACTGTACCTCCAGTTGGACCTAATGCCAATCCTTTGGATCTTTTTCCTCAG GGCCTCCCAAATGTGGCCTCAAATGCAAGTACCGGGAGCCTGGATTTTCTTCGCAACAGTCAGCAG TTTCAAACACTGCGAGCCATGGTGCAAGCCAATCCTCAAATATTGCAG CCTATGCTTCAAGAGCTTGGAAAACAAAATCCACAACTAGTGAGAATGATCCAAGAGCATCAGGCTGACTTTCTGCGCCTCATTAATGAACCCGTCGAAGGGGATGG GAACATATTAGGACAATTGGCTGAAGCAATGCCACAGGCCATCACTGTCACACCGGAAGAGAGGGAAGCAATTGACCGG CTTGTAGCTATGGGCTTTGATCGGTCTTTGGTATTAGAAGTATTTTTTGCGTGCAACAAGAATGAGGAGTTGGCTGCTAACTACCTGTTAGACCATATGCATGAGTTTGATGAGTGA
- the LOC140893166 gene encoding uncharacterized protein encodes MVMSWLINSMTQDIGENFLLYQTGAEIWDAVRTTYSSQENTSELFRIERLLYGLRQGEDIVTTYFNALTRLWQQLDLFASHAWTCTTDEALFRSILDTKRVFQFLLGLNPSFDAVRGRILDTKPLPGLRAVFSEDLQPIHQQSLPPLVRPTSAMAAHGVQIVNGPITPSTLAGASTGNQPIGSLLGLARAPSLPLTVPPPLRFPSSRNKWRC; translated from the exons ATGGTCATGTCGTGGCTCATAAATTCGATGACCCAAGATATAGGTGAGAATTTCCTCCTCTACCAAACCGGCGCTGAAATCTGGGATGCGGTTCGGACCACGTATTCATCTCAAGAGAATACGTCGGAGTTATTTCGCATTGAGCGCTTGCTCTATGGTCTACGCCAAGGGGAGGACATCGTCACCACTTACTTTAACGCTCTCACTCGCTTGTGGCAACAACTGGATTTGTTCGCGTCCCATGCCTGGACCTGTACCACTGATGAAGCTCTCTTCCGCTCTATCTTGGACACCAAGCGTGTATTCCAGTTTCTGTTGGGCCTCAATCCCTCTTTCGATGCTGTCCGGGGCCGTATTTTGGACACAAAACCATTACCTGGCCTTCGTGCTGTTTTTTCTGAG GACCTACAGCCCATCCACCAGCAATCGCTGCCACCCTTGGTGAGGCCAACATCCGCAATGGCCGCCCATGGTGTCCAAATTGTAAACGGCCCAATCACACCCTCGACACTTGCTGGTGCATCCACGGGAAACCAGCCGATTGGAAGCCTGCTCGGGCTCGCCAGAGCACCGTCGCTGCCATTGACAGTTCCTCCTCCACTCCGTTTCCCTTCATCTAGGAACAAATGGAGATGCTGA